A window of Castanea sativa cultivar Marrone di Chiusa Pesio chromosome 1, ASM4071231v1 contains these coding sequences:
- the LOC142640719 gene encoding uncharacterized protein LOC142640719, with product MEPVALAVDKLKSFAKSSQDFVHTLTHRPENSSSRNPIEILKRLQREAFADLMKLRNRQDKVERLLSICKTSKGNPFQESSTLVRGEVDFLGALLIMDKVDEQNCDALSRAGIRTGIDSRFTFETTIGPKDTLAAEFVARQKGKGYLGEVLGQSLSLEKVLYKTNSSDWLSAVAIPVGAQCRDVAITTISSYQGKGLTDLSSLGPPLLNQHSGSGIGIKVRKSNIVASLAQFVSGLEMQAGSDSMGHCFSTFGQIVCELPQGIKLSLLGLHQVPRSLSQRVSLGPLTIPVGLLEHHRAPKTVVEASASAMIESTQEHVSTGCVALTLESEIDGFTRIEGWIEMQKSNPERLQWAVNMSDDSEDSFGWGMSLSGMVGGPTSGDHFQAESYLKVNLGKRFSLKPGLAYIADGNSKITAFMLRSNWSL from the exons ATGGAGCCCGTAGCTTTGGCTGTGGACAAACTGAAATCCTTTGCAAAATCGAGCCAAGACTTCGTCCACACCCTCACTCATCGCCCCGAAAATTCATCTAGCCGCAATCCA ATTGAAATTCTGAAGCGGTTGCAACGTGAAGCATTTGCCGATTTGATGAAACTCAGAAACAGACAAGACAAGGTTGAGAGACTACTTTCTATCTGTAAGACATCCAAGGGAAATCCATTCCAAGAATCCAGTACCCTTGTCAGAGGAGAGGTCGATTTCTTAGGGGCTTTGTTGATCATGGATAAAGTTGATGAGCAGAACTGTGATGCACTTTCTAGAGCAGGAATCAGGACTGGAATTGATTCAAGGTTCACATTCGAAACAACTATTGGGCCGAAAGATACTCTTGCTGCAGAGTTTGTGGCCAGGCAAAAAGGCAAGGGATATCTTGGAGAGGTTTTAGGACAGTCACTTTCTCTTGAAAAAGTGTTATATAAGACAAATTCTAGTGACTGGTTATCAGCTGTTGCAATCCCAGTAGGAGCGCAATGCAGGGATGTAGCAATCACTACAATTTCTTCTTATCAG GGAAAGGGCCTTACGGATTTATCATCACTTGGACCTCCCCTTTTGAATCAGCATAGTGGCAGTGGCATTGGCATAAAAGtgagaaaatcaaatattgtTGCTTCATTGGCACAATTTGTTTCTGGATTGGAAATGCAAGCAGGTTCTGATAGTATGGGGCATTGCTTCAGCACTTTTGGACAAATTGTCTGTGAACTTCCACAAGGAATAAAACTCTCACTTTTGGGTCTTCATCAAGTGCCTAGATCATTAAGCCAACGAGTTAGTCTTGGACCCCTTACCATTCCTGTAGGCCTCTTAGAACATCATAGAGCTCCCAAGACGGTGGTTGAAGCATCTGCTTCAGCCATGATAGAAAGCACACAGGAACATGTCTCAACTGGGTGTGTTGCTTTAACGTTGGAGTCCGAAATTGATGGGTTTACGAGAATTGAAGGTTGGATTGAGATGCAAAAATCAAACCCTGAACGTTTACAATGGGCTGTCAATATGTCTGATGATTCTGAAGATTCTTTTGGATGGGGAATGAGCTTGAGTGGAATGGTTGGAGGTCCAACAAGTGGAGACCATTTTCAGGCTGAATCTTATTTAAAAGTTAACTTAGGTAAGAGATTCAGCTTGAAACCAGGCCTTGCATATATTGCAGATGGGAATTCCAAAATAACTGCCTTTATGCTGCGGTCTAATTGGTCCCTCTGA